In Leucobacter sp. CX169, a single genomic region encodes these proteins:
- the rplA gene encoding 50S ribosomal protein L1 yields the protein MAQKSKAYRAAAEKIEAGKFYTPSEAVALAKETGSAKFDSTVEVALKLGVDPRKADQMVRGTVSLPHGTGKTARVIVFAVGAAAEAAIAAGADEVGGDELIEKVAAGYTAFDSAVATPDMMGKVGRLGKVLGPRGLMPNPKTGTVTPNAAQAVIDIKGGKIEFRVDKHANVHFIVGKASFSQEQLNDNITAALDEVIRLKPSSSKGKYVLKGAVSTTFGPGIPLEVNSF from the coding sequence ATGGCTCAGAAGTCAAAGGCATACCGCGCCGCCGCCGAGAAGATCGAGGCTGGCAAGTTCTACACCCCGAGCGAAGCTGTCGCTCTCGCGAAGGAGACGGGCTCAGCGAAGTTCGACTCCACCGTCGAGGTCGCTCTCAAGCTCGGCGTTGACCCCCGCAAGGCGGACCAGATGGTTCGCGGCACGGTCAGCCTCCCCCACGGCACTGGCAAGACCGCCCGCGTCATCGTCTTCGCAGTCGGCGCAGCTGCTGAGGCAGCTATCGCTGCAGGCGCTGACGAGGTCGGCGGCGACGAGCTCATCGAGAAGGTGGCCGCTGGCTACACCGCTTTCGATTCGGCTGTCGCTACCCCCGACATGATGGGCAAGGTCGGTCGCCTCGGTAAGGTACTTGGTCCCCGTGGCCTCATGCCGAACCCGAAGACCGGCACCGTTACCCCGAACGCGGCTCAGGCCGTGATCGACATCAAGGGTGGCAAGATCGAGTTCCGCGTCGACAAGCACGCCAACGTTCACTTCATCGTGGGCAAGGCGTCGTTCTCGCAGGAGCAGCTCAACGACAACATCACGGCCGCCCTCGACGAGGTCATCCGTTTGAAGCCGTCGTCCTCGAAGGGCAAGTACGTCCTCAAGGGTGCAGTTTCGACCACGTTCGGCCCGGGCATCCCGCTCGAGGTGAACAGCTTCTAG
- a CDS encoding DUF5684 domain-containing protein codes for MTIFLVLWGVWAIVGLGLYLWYLAALSSLFPRIGLPGGEGWIPVWNESRILQRGGFSPWFVLLMFVPGVSIVFVVLRALAIHRIHTEFGKGAGLTVLAVLIPPLWATMLGGQLRAEGYGAPAYAQAAAPAAPAAVPGGYLPPQPPASSQPVEPSPWAAPPAVPMRDEAPAYGAPAQYSAPVQPDPGYPAAPAPAYEAPTYQHPAAVTPDHQPLPDSPAFETLGFDSLMAQAAQSAGAPPAAPEQAPGAPAFSDPAPDAQWGFGRETEEAYQQLSTQEIQPLSLPFSAEAQPVEPFTWPGTVADMPPAPRSAEPFAVPESAWAAPTPVADPAPTSAPEPVQDPAAAPVSPAAPVSPATPVELPEAGVPVASAPPAAAPAAQAEAGLEEELDHTVFVSRAPRERWVLELPDGSLLPLPSNDVIVGRRPSSAGESSVLVIPDSTRTLSKSHVRLHVIDGAWVVTDLGSTNGLAVIDETGEELVVASGVSEPATEEMMFGTLRVRLRLVALDG; via the coding sequence ATGACGATATTTCTGGTGCTGTGGGGTGTCTGGGCCATAGTCGGCCTTGGCCTCTACCTCTGGTATCTCGCTGCGCTCTCGTCGCTCTTTCCTCGCATCGGCCTCCCCGGTGGCGAGGGCTGGATCCCGGTTTGGAACGAGTCTCGGATCCTGCAGCGGGGCGGCTTCTCGCCCTGGTTCGTGTTGCTCATGTTCGTGCCCGGCGTCTCGATCGTTTTCGTCGTATTGCGGGCGTTGGCGATCCATCGAATCCACACCGAGTTCGGCAAGGGCGCGGGCCTCACCGTGCTCGCTGTGCTCATCCCGCCACTCTGGGCGACCATGCTCGGCGGACAGCTGCGCGCCGAGGGCTATGGCGCCCCCGCCTACGCGCAGGCCGCGGCCCCTGCCGCCCCCGCCGCAGTACCCGGCGGGTACCTTCCACCGCAGCCCCCCGCCTCGTCGCAGCCAGTCGAGCCGTCCCCCTGGGCCGCCCCTCCGGCGGTTCCGATGCGTGACGAGGCGCCAGCGTATGGTGCTCCCGCTCAGTACTCAGCTCCAGTCCAGCCGGACCCGGGCTACCCCGCCGCGCCCGCTCCCGCGTACGAGGCTCCGACCTATCAGCACCCCGCGGCCGTGACGCCGGATCATCAGCCGCTCCCAGACTCGCCAGCGTTTGAGACGCTCGGCTTTGATTCCCTGATGGCGCAGGCCGCGCAGTCGGCCGGTGCCCCGCCAGCGGCTCCCGAGCAGGCGCCTGGCGCCCCGGCGTTCTCCGACCCCGCGCCCGACGCCCAGTGGGGCTTCGGGCGTGAGACCGAGGAGGCATACCAGCAGCTGTCGACCCAGGAGATCCAGCCGCTGTCCCTGCCCTTCTCCGCGGAGGCTCAGCCGGTCGAGCCGTTCACCTGGCCCGGCACCGTCGCTGATATGCCCCCGGCCCCGCGGTCGGCCGAGCCGTTCGCGGTGCCCGAGAGCGCCTGGGCTGCCCCGACTCCCGTGGCCGATCCCGCGCCGACGTCCGCTCCCGAACCCGTGCAGGATCCTGCCGCCGCGCCAGTCTCGCCCGCCGCGCCAGTCTCGCCCGCCACCCCGGTGGAGCTTCCCGAGGCAGGCGTACCCGTCGCGAGCGCCCCGCCCGCTGCCGCCCCTGCCGCTCAGGCCGAGGCCGGTCTCGAGGAGGAACTCGACCACACCGTCTTTGTGAGTCGCGCGCCGCGTGAGCGCTGGGTGCTCGAGCTGCCCGACGGATCCCTGCTGCCGTTGCCGAGCAACGACGTCATCGTGGGGCGCCGCCCGAGCTCGGCCGGCGAGTCGAGCGTGCTCGTCATTCCAGACTCGACGCGCACCCTGTCGAAGTCGCACGTCCGGCTACACGTGATTGACGGCGCTTGGGTCGTGACTGACCTCGGCTCGACGAACGGACTCGCCGTGATCGACGAGACCGGAGAAGAGCTGGTCGTCGCCTCGGGAGTCTCCGAGCCCGCCACCGAAGAGATGATGTTCGGCACGCTTCGCGTTCGCCTGCGCCTCGTGGCGCTTGACGGATAA
- the rplK gene encoding 50S ribosomal protein L11 → MAKSKKVTGLIKLQIQAGAANPAPPVGPALGQHGVNIMEFCKAYNAATESQRGNVVPVEITVYEDRSFTFILKTPPAAELIKKAAGVQKGSGTPHTVKVAKITREQVRQIAEQKRADLNSNDLDAAEKIIAGTARSMGITVE, encoded by the coding sequence ATGGCAAAGTCAAAGAAGGTCACGGGTCTGATTAAGCTTCAGATCCAGGCCGGCGCTGCAAACCCCGCACCGCCCGTTGGTCCGGCTCTCGGCCAGCACGGCGTGAACATCATGGAGTTCTGCAAGGCGTACAACGCAGCAACCGAGTCGCAGCGCGGCAACGTTGTCCCCGTTGAGATCACCGTCTATGAGGATCGTTCGTTCACGTTCATCCTGAAGACCCCGCCCGCAGCTGAGCTCATCAAGAAGGCTGCCGGCGTCCAGAAGGGCTCGGGCACCCCGCACACCGTCAAGGTTGCGAAGATTACCCGCGAGCAGGTTCGTCAGATCGCAGAGCAGAAGCGCGCCGATCTGAACTCGAACGACCTGGACGCTGCAGAGAAGATCATCGCGGGCACCGCCCGTTCGATGGGCATTACGGTCGAATAG
- a CDS encoding serine/threonine-protein kinase: MADRQENRRPVIPGFSYVRPLGSGGFAQVYLYEQDMPRRVVAVKVLDGMAHADASLTSLREVFEAEADVMARLSSHPSIVSIFQASISLDGLPYLAMEYCPESMGARTKGRPAPLRDVLDAGVRMAGALETAHRAGVLHRDIKPSNVLVTTLDRPVLADFGIAQVAGEQIGGSEQLAMSIPWSAPEVVQMTSGGSVASEVWSLGATLYSFAAGRSPFELPERAQNTRAKLSDRISKAVYPSIPGAQGYAPLDEVLSGALRKNPDERFASMAQFGEALQGLQRSYGFDVTPLEVVAEAWLPRASAVPAGVRGPVVSTVAGRMTRAEARAELQAQRRGTDADGLMLDRQTSPMRAGMIGAGIALAGVVGIGVLVWALVGGAG, encoded by the coding sequence ATGGCTGACCGTCAGGAGAACCGTCGCCCGGTCATCCCCGGCTTCAGCTACGTCCGGCCCCTCGGCTCGGGGGGCTTCGCCCAGGTGTACCTGTACGAGCAGGACATGCCGCGCCGCGTCGTCGCCGTCAAGGTGCTCGACGGCATGGCCCACGCCGACGCCTCGCTCACCTCGCTGCGCGAGGTGTTTGAGGCCGAGGCGGACGTGATGGCGCGACTCAGCAGCCACCCGTCGATCGTTTCGATCTTCCAGGCGAGTATCTCCCTCGACGGGCTTCCGTACCTGGCGATGGAATACTGCCCCGAATCGATGGGGGCCCGCACGAAGGGCCGCCCGGCGCCGTTGCGCGACGTGCTCGACGCGGGGGTACGCATGGCTGGCGCACTCGAGACCGCCCACCGGGCCGGCGTGCTGCACCGAGACATCAAGCCCTCGAACGTGCTCGTGACGACGCTCGACCGCCCGGTACTCGCCGACTTCGGCATCGCCCAGGTCGCGGGCGAGCAAATCGGCGGCTCTGAGCAGCTCGCCATGTCGATCCCGTGGTCGGCGCCCGAGGTCGTGCAGATGACCAGCGGCGGCAGCGTCGCGAGCGAAGTGTGGTCGCTGGGCGCGACTCTGTACTCCTTCGCCGCGGGCCGTTCGCCGTTCGAACTTCCCGAGCGCGCGCAGAACACCCGAGCAAAGCTCTCCGACCGCATCTCGAAAGCCGTGTACCCGTCGATCCCCGGCGCGCAGGGGTACGCGCCGCTCGACGAGGTGCTGTCGGGCGCCCTGCGCAAGAACCCTGACGAACGCTTCGCGTCGATGGCTCAGTTTGGCGAGGCGCTCCAGGGGCTGCAGCGGAGCTATGGCTTTGATGTGACCCCCCTGGAGGTCGTCGCTGAAGCGTGGCTCCCGCGCGCAAGCGCGGTGCCCGCCGGGGTGCGCGGCCCCGTGGTGAGCACCGTCGCGGGCCGCATGACGCGCGCCGAGGCGCGCGCCGAGTTGCAGGCGCAGCGCCGCGGCACCGACGCGGACGGACTGATGCTCGACCGACAGACCTCGCCGATGCGTGCCGGCATGATCGGCGCGGGCATCGCGCTCGCCGGCGTCGTCGGCATCGGCGTGCTCGTGTGGGCCCTGGTCGGAGGCGCGGGATGA
- a CDS encoding Ig-like domain-containing protein gives MKPGKNRAARFALGKTARTWIAGGIALALVSTIAVIASGYDAREAPRAEPGVWVSRDAGQYARVNTDTGELDIVRKVLEPSGLVQAGGRGVLFSHGNGRAWPIDPANPIDFGDDAPVGDAATDEAAGADEATPASNTEEAGSLAVRMPEGTRDVFAAGRFVAVRTEAGEVFVGELADGEDAAAGESIGDGSVSQAQVADLESRLTALTQVDPLADVKADEAAENEAPGEEAVGYLANAIAIADDGELVMYSAAEGSMRRFNAATGEFVGGAKALPNAAKSAEAPQLALTPGGWAMLDAERGRLWREGESELTLEFEGVAKLQESSDDRAGRAKSVVIADAAGLWEVRESGAPRRIAEAEGTPVQPIEVDGEMYAAWLGQSGGTLWRGEDTVALQFDDSMRNSGELDPVIRSNGERAVLTEVQTGMLWTLPDGAMIPLSQWSISDPPKEDRGTVVVNEVTEQIAPTAMDDAFGVRAGEPAPLSILLNDFDANKRDVLTVVPESLGETPLPEAFGALQLLPGGQQLVVQPAEGASGTATFRYRVTDGTLTSEPATVTLTVVGDETNTGPEWCPVEGCQREWRVPAIAPGGTLVYPVLDDWVDLEGDVMMLASVEVVRSEDPVRAIVTSDGRLAVRHTDANAGAAEVPLRITVRDGRGEERQRELQLSIQADATAEFASTAANVKVGESVVLNPMLRLAGGSGSFALVDATVQSGSDQLRVTPQTGSGTVELEASAPGTTTVSLALKDTMTGSEITGLLRVTATPANESLALPPLRAFVRPLSDSTVEVLDAIPGAGTRALSVTNATVIDGELRADVIEHSRVRVAGNTADGGPGRIGAVEVTVAEGSSVGQGRLTVFQVPESGTSGAIAVADAATVRAGSIVDIRVLDNDVSAPGERLLLHPEVSGSGTKGELAFASGSVLRYLAPQTPGTYRLGYTTYGASSPEASDVGAVLVTVLPKGSNRDPQPRVLTARVAPGEQTEVRVPLSGVDPDGDRIRLSGVASPEDAQLTTSLAPQGAAITVAASVAASPGLHEIEYTVRDDAGAKGMGKLRVIVTDASAGAGAPIAATDYVRLVPGTTDPAIVLPLENDIDPALGKLSIVSVEPNVAGGKDSPEYQRVAERIDLSQMKQGRVALTSDDTLGTVSYRYVVRSSVTKSTADGLIVVQTSERVGAQAPTVSDTVLNVRDRGLLSSTGVDVISDKVRWSTGDASTLTLALWGASADKYRVEGDRIVGEYNPKGDLVVFRLSGTDATGSEVSTYGFLIVPPLDELRLTLKQGLKPLSVDEDKTVDARLSELVDLGPGDRAEFRQGNFSVGRAQATCAANSAEALKYSAGKEAPWSDTCLIDVRLVGQDSWTSLPVPVLIVPKAPAVQLNQLSRTVAPGETATIELADMVDWQGGRAGDLSKLRFEVSGGGSLFAIKPGGASVTVDARADAVPGSQEILSIAVSGAGESRAPLMLRVGEAPRDVPRGGTVALRCTVGSNCSTTVVGVGGEHDPFAGKAGGGLKLESVRGDSCQVGSFSRVGDSGVAVSWPGGRITGGTCTVSFTVRDAQGRTGEGSIEFDAQGLPEAPASISQSSFSENSATFDVSLGGQQAHPAVTGVTLSGAGSTSCEPVGPAMYKCVATGLENGSKASFSARAVNAVGQSAPSTAVTAWAYRPPKAPTVTAVPLENPDNTDQGRGGITVTVAAGSSDTSAYKLTIGGTEVAAPGGADFTQEYAGLPVGQLTVAAIPITSLEVPNIGGGGSPTGNPGTATVQVFGAPLLTGATLVSVPPTSGLAAAVGGSNRPGENRVLTYGIARGAFGNPSCDSSNPQFDSLQARWRYSAKVCIASQYGKSEAVSPKVRIGGDLGAPTVNYTISQGATSDGGNGFVYQQVGDPTVSGQVTGFALVYSNSGSDVLNVSGQEDLAEIRVKQCAEDDCSSESVVAWNNAPRVVTVKPNGVCVTPDMTGNQLRAVLAVSGLTVDNANVVVAAPPAAGVTTVSLTVSWSGLQGLNLTPVTLNTCYTPPVAPPVTPPTTP, from the coding sequence ATGAAGCCGGGAAAGAACCGTGCCGCCCGCTTCGCGCTCGGGAAGACCGCCCGCACCTGGATTGCGGGTGGGATCGCCCTGGCGCTCGTCTCCACCATCGCGGTGATCGCGAGCGGGTACGACGCCCGCGAAGCCCCCCGCGCCGAGCCCGGTGTGTGGGTGTCCCGCGATGCCGGGCAGTACGCACGGGTGAACACCGACACGGGTGAGCTCGACATCGTGCGCAAGGTACTCGAGCCGAGCGGCCTGGTGCAGGCCGGCGGCCGCGGCGTGCTTTTTTCGCACGGCAACGGGCGGGCATGGCCGATCGATCCTGCCAACCCCATTGATTTTGGCGACGATGCCCCGGTGGGCGACGCTGCGACAGACGAGGCCGCGGGGGCCGACGAGGCCACCCCGGCCTCGAACACCGAAGAGGCAGGATCCCTCGCGGTGCGCATGCCGGAGGGCACCCGTGACGTGTTCGCGGCTGGCCGGTTCGTCGCGGTGCGCACTGAAGCAGGCGAGGTCTTTGTCGGCGAGCTCGCGGACGGCGAGGACGCCGCAGCGGGCGAGAGCATTGGCGACGGATCCGTCTCCCAGGCGCAGGTGGCCGACCTCGAGAGCCGCCTGACGGCGCTCACACAGGTGGACCCGCTCGCGGACGTCAAGGCTGATGAGGCCGCCGAGAACGAGGCGCCGGGTGAGGAAGCCGTGGGGTACCTCGCGAACGCCATCGCAATCGCGGACGACGGCGAGCTCGTCATGTACTCCGCCGCCGAGGGCTCAATGCGACGCTTCAACGCGGCAACCGGCGAGTTCGTGGGCGGCGCGAAGGCGCTCCCGAACGCGGCGAAGAGCGCCGAGGCGCCGCAGCTTGCGCTCACCCCGGGCGGCTGGGCGATGCTCGACGCCGAGCGCGGTCGACTCTGGCGCGAGGGTGAGTCAGAGCTCACCCTTGAGTTCGAGGGCGTGGCCAAGCTGCAAGAGAGCAGCGACGATCGTGCGGGGCGCGCAAAATCGGTAGTCATCGCCGACGCCGCGGGTCTCTGGGAGGTGCGCGAGAGCGGTGCACCCCGACGCATTGCCGAGGCCGAGGGCACGCCGGTGCAGCCGATCGAGGTGGACGGCGAGATGTACGCCGCCTGGCTCGGCCAGAGCGGCGGCACCCTGTGGCGGGGCGAGGACACCGTCGCGCTGCAGTTCGATGATTCGATGCGGAACTCGGGCGAGCTTGATCCGGTGATCCGTTCAAACGGTGAGCGCGCGGTGCTCACCGAGGTGCAGACGGGCATGCTGTGGACGCTGCCCGACGGCGCAATGATCCCGCTTTCGCAGTGGAGCATCTCGGACCCGCCCAAGGAAGACCGCGGCACCGTAGTGGTGAACGAGGTCACCGAGCAGATCGCGCCGACGGCGATGGACGACGCGTTCGGCGTTCGCGCCGGGGAACCGGCTCCGCTCTCGATCCTCCTCAACGACTTCGATGCGAACAAGCGCGACGTCCTCACCGTGGTCCCCGAGTCCCTGGGCGAGACTCCGCTTCCCGAGGCATTCGGCGCCCTGCAGCTGTTGCCCGGCGGGCAACAGCTCGTGGTGCAGCCGGCCGAGGGCGCAAGCGGGACGGCGACGTTCCGCTACCGCGTGACGGACGGCACCCTGACTTCTGAACCGGCCACGGTGACGCTTACGGTCGTGGGCGACGAGACCAACACCGGCCCCGAGTGGTGCCCGGTCGAGGGCTGCCAGCGCGAGTGGCGCGTGCCCGCCATCGCCCCGGGCGGCACGCTGGTGTACCCCGTACTCGACGACTGGGTCGACCTCGAGGGTGACGTCATGATGCTCGCCTCTGTCGAGGTCGTGCGGTCGGAGGATCCGGTGCGCGCCATCGTGACCTCCGACGGGCGCCTCGCCGTGCGTCACACCGACGCGAACGCCGGCGCTGCCGAGGTGCCGCTGCGCATCACGGTGCGCGACGGCCGCGGCGAGGAGCGCCAGCGCGAGCTGCAGCTCTCGATTCAAGCCGACGCGACCGCCGAATTCGCCTCGACCGCCGCGAATGTGAAGGTCGGCGAGTCGGTCGTCCTCAACCCGATGTTGCGCCTTGCCGGCGGCTCTGGCTCGTTCGCGCTGGTCGACGCCACGGTGCAGAGCGGCAGCGACCAACTGCGCGTGACCCCGCAGACGGGATCCGGCACGGTCGAGCTCGAGGCGAGCGCCCCGGGCACCACCACGGTCTCGCTCGCGCTGAAAGACACCATGACGGGCAGCGAGATTACGGGACTGCTGCGTGTGACCGCGACCCCTGCGAACGAGTCGCTGGCGCTGCCGCCGCTACGCGCCTTCGTCCGGCCGCTCTCGGACTCGACGGTCGAGGTGCTCGACGCGATTCCCGGGGCCGGCACCCGCGCGCTCAGCGTCACAAACGCCACGGTCATCGATGGCGAGCTCCGCGCCGATGTGATCGAGCACTCGCGCGTGCGCGTCGCCGGCAACACTGCTGACGGCGGCCCGGGCCGGATCGGTGCCGTCGAGGTGACGGTCGCCGAGGGCAGCTCCGTCGGCCAGGGCCGACTCACGGTGTTCCAGGTGCCCGAGTCGGGCACGTCAGGCGCCATCGCGGTCGCCGACGCTGCGACCGTGCGGGCTGGATCGATCGTCGATATCCGCGTGCTCGATAACGACGTCTCGGCCCCTGGGGAGCGGCTGCTGCTGCACCCCGAAGTGAGCGGATCGGGCACCAAGGGTGAGCTCGCGTTCGCCTCCGGCAGCGTACTGCGCTACCTCGCGCCGCAGACTCCGGGCACCTATCGCCTGGGATACACGACCTACGGTGCGAGCTCCCCCGAGGCGAGCGACGTGGGCGCGGTGCTCGTCACCGTGCTGCCGAAGGGCTCGAACCGCGACCCACAGCCGCGCGTGCTGACGGCGCGAGTCGCGCCGGGCGAGCAGACCGAGGTGCGCGTGCCGCTCTCGGGCGTCGACCCCGACGGCGACCGGATCCGGCTCTCAGGGGTGGCGAGCCCGGAGGACGCACAACTCACGACCAGCTTGGCGCCGCAGGGTGCCGCAATCACCGTCGCGGCCTCGGTGGCGGCCAGCCCCGGCCTGCACGAGATCGAGTACACCGTGCGCGATGACGCCGGAGCTAAGGGTATGGGCAAGCTCCGCGTGATCGTCACGGACGCCTCCGCCGGCGCGGGTGCGCCCATCGCGGCCACCGACTACGTGCGCCTCGTCCCGGGCACGACCGATCCTGCCATCGTGCTGCCGCTCGAGAACGACATCGATCCTGCCCTCGGCAAGCTCAGCATCGTCTCGGTCGAACCGAACGTTGCGGGTGGCAAAGACAGCCCCGAGTACCAGCGCGTCGCCGAGCGCATCGACCTCTCGCAGATGAAGCAGGGCCGCGTCGCTCTGACCTCAGACGACACCCTGGGAACCGTCTCGTACCGCTACGTCGTCCGTTCGAGCGTGACCAAGAGCACGGCAGACGGCCTGATCGTGGTGCAGACCTCTGAGCGCGTGGGGGCCCAGGCGCCGACCGTGAGTGACACCGTGCTGAACGTGCGCGACCGGGGTCTGCTCTCGTCCACGGGTGTCGACGTGATCTCCGACAAGGTGCGCTGGTCGACCGGTGACGCATCGACGCTCACGCTCGCGCTCTGGGGCGCGAGCGCCGACAAATACCGAGTCGAGGGCGACCGCATCGTCGGGGAGTACAACCCCAAGGGCGACCTCGTGGTGTTTCGACTGAGCGGCACCGATGCCACCGGCAGCGAGGTGTCGACCTACGGGTTCCTCATCGTGCCGCCGCTTGACGAGCTTCGGCTCACGCTCAAGCAGGGTCTCAAACCACTCAGTGTCGACGAGGACAAGACGGTCGACGCGCGCCTGAGCGAGCTCGTTGACCTCGGACCGGGCGACCGGGCAGAGTTCCGCCAGGGGAACTTCTCGGTCGGCAGAGCGCAGGCGACGTGTGCGGCGAACTCGGCTGAGGCGCTGAAGTACTCGGCGGGCAAGGAAGCGCCGTGGAGCGATACCTGCCTCATTGACGTGCGGCTGGTGGGCCAGGATTCGTGGACTTCGCTTCCCGTCCCCGTGCTCATCGTTCCGAAGGCGCCGGCCGTGCAGCTCAACCAGCTGAGTCGCACGGTCGCGCCCGGCGAAACCGCGACGATCGAGCTCGCCGACATGGTGGACTGGCAGGGCGGCCGCGCGGGCGACCTCTCGAAGCTGCGGTTTGAGGTGAGCGGCGGCGGATCGCTGTTCGCCATCAAGCCCGGCGGGGCCAGCGTGACGGTCGATGCCCGCGCCGATGCGGTCCCCGGCAGCCAGGAGATTCTGTCGATCGCGGTGAGCGGCGCGGGCGAGTCTCGTGCGCCGCTGATGCTGCGCGTCGGCGAGGCGCCTCGAGATGTCCCGCGCGGCGGTACGGTCGCGCTTCGCTGCACCGTGGGAAGCAACTGCAGCACCACGGTCGTCGGCGTTGGCGGCGAGCACGACCCGTTTGCGGGCAAGGCGGGCGGTGGCCTGAAGCTCGAGTCGGTGCGCGGCGACAGCTGCCAGGTTGGCTCGTTCTCCCGCGTGGGCGACAGCGGCGTCGCGGTGAGCTGGCCGGGCGGCCGCATCACCGGCGGCACCTGCACCGTCAGCTTCACCGTGCGCGATGCGCAGGGCCGCACGGGCGAGGGGTCGATCGAGTTCGACGCGCAGGGCCTGCCCGAGGCGCCGGCGAGCATCTCGCAGTCCTCGTTCAGCGAGAACAGCGCCACCTTCGATGTCTCGCTGGGCGGCCAGCAGGCGCACCCGGCAGTGACCGGGGTGACTCTTTCGGGCGCCGGCTCAACGAGTTGCGAGCCGGTGGGTCCCGCGATGTACAAGTGCGTCGCCACGGGGCTCGAGAACGGATCAAAGGCCAGCTTCTCGGCTCGCGCAGTGAACGCCGTTGGCCAGTCAGCGCCATCGACCGCGGTCACGGCATGGGCGTACCGCCCGCCGAAGGCGCCGACGGTGACGGCTGTGCCGCTGGAGAACCCGGACAACACGGACCAGGGTCGCGGTGGCATCACGGTCACCGTGGCCGCGGGCTCGTCAGACACCAGCGCGTACAAGCTCACGATCGGTGGGACCGAGGTGGCGGCCCCAGGCGGCGCGGACTTCACCCAGGAATACGCAGGTCTACCGGTTGGCCAACTGACCGTTGCCGCGATCCCCATCACGAGCCTTGAGGTGCCCAATATCGGCGGCGGGGGTTCGCCGACCGGAAACCCGGGCACGGCGACGGTCCAGGTATTTGGGGCACCCCTGCTCACAGGCGCGACCCTCGTCAGTGTGCCGCCCACCAGCGGGCTCGCCGCGGCAGTGGGCGGGTCGAATCGTCCCGGTGAGAACCGGGTCTTGACCTACGGCATCGCACGTGGGGCGTTCGGGAACCCGAGCTGTGACAGCAGCAACCCGCAGTTCGACAGCCTGCAGGCACGATGGAGATACAGCGCGAAGGTGTGCATCGCGAGCCAGTACGGCAAGAGTGAGGCGGTATCGCCGAAGGTGCGCATCGGCGGTGATCTTGGCGCCCCGACGGTGAACTACACGATCTCTCAAGGGGCGACCTCGGATGGTGGGAACGGCTTCGTGTACCAGCAAGTTGGCGATCCGACGGTGTCCGGACAGGTGACCGGCTTCGCGCTCGTCTACAGCAACTCGGGGAGCGATGTCCTCAACGTTTCCGGCCAGGAGGACCTCGCCGAGATTCGCGTCAAGCAGTGTGCCGAGGACGATTGCTCAAGCGAGTCCGTGGTGGCCTGGAATAACGCCCCGCGCGTCGTTACGGTCAAGCCCAACGGCGTGTGCGTCACCCCGGACATGACGGGAAATCAGTTGCGCGCGGTCCTCGCCGTGAGCGGGCTGACGGTCGACAACGCCAACGTCGTGGTTGCGGCACCCCCGGCTGCCGGAGTAACAACGGTCAGCCTGACCGTGAGCTGGTCTGGATTGCAGGGACTGAACCTCACCCCTGTGACGCTGAACACCTGCTACACGCCGCCGGTCGCACCTCCCGTCACGCCACCCACCACCCCCTAA